A genome region from Panthera uncia isolate 11264 chromosome A3 unlocalized genomic scaffold, Puncia_PCG_1.0 HiC_scaffold_11, whole genome shotgun sequence includes the following:
- the LOC125936705 gene encoding cytochrome c oxidase subunit 4 isoform 2, mitochondrial isoform X3: MRPLGPLLSPPMFFRAVWSLVLRKGGPRMRQIHSPGSAAHSKEKMPPYTNYHAQRSYPMPDEPFCTELNAEQRALKEKEKGSWTQLTHDEKVALYRLQFHETFAEMNRRSNEWKTVMGCVFFFFGFTALMIWWQRIYGGCPSSSH; the protein is encoded by the exons ATGCGGCCGCTTGGACCCCTGCTTTCGCCACCG atgttctTCAGAGCTGTCTGGAGCTTGGTGCTAAGGAAAGGAGGACCCAGGATGCGGCAGATACACAGCCCGGGAAGCGCTG CCCACAGCAAGGAGAAGATGCCCCCCTACACTAACTACCATGCCCAGCGCTCCTACCCCATGCCCGATGAGCCCTTCTGCACAGAGCTCAACGCTGAGCAGCGGGccctgaaggagaaagagaagggcagcTGGACCCAGCTGACCCATGACGAGAAGGTGGCCT TGTACCGGCTCCAGTTCCATGAGACCTTCGCGGAGATGAACCGTCGCTCCAATGAGTGGAAGACAGTGATGGGctgtgtcttcttcttttttggatTCACAGCTCTGATGATTTGGTGGCAGCGGATCTATG GTGGCTGCCCCAGCTCCAGCCATTAA